A genomic stretch from Candidatus Kapaibacterium thiocyanatum includes:
- a CDS encoding N-acetyl-gamma-glutamyl-phosphate reductase, with product MIGIVGGAGYAGGELIRLLLGHPEVSVNDLAVVSTSHAGQPVGAAHPDLAGTTTLRFTNELPADPDVVFLCSGHGQAKRFLSGNPLPDSTIVIDLSQDFRLDDAWTYGLPELHRERIRTAKRIANPGCFATTIELALLPLAGEGLLRDDVTVTAITGSTGAGQAPSDTTHFSWRANNLSVYKAFDHQHLPEIHRTLAAAGNDTDVIFVPMRGPFQRGIMASCLIRCERSAAAIMKLYRDRYEGHPFVVVADDLPDLKRITGTNRCCVGLQHQGDHLLVVSVLDNLLKGASGQAVQNMNLTLGYDETAGLDLRAIAY from the coding sequence ATGATCGGTATCGTCGGTGGCGCAGGCTATGCGGGCGGCGAACTCATCCGCCTCCTGCTCGGACATCCCGAAGTCAGTGTGAACGACCTCGCCGTCGTCAGTACATCCCATGCGGGCCAGCCGGTCGGTGCAGCTCATCCCGATCTTGCCGGTACGACGACGCTTCGGTTCACGAACGAGCTGCCTGCGGATCCCGACGTCGTCTTCCTCTGCAGCGGGCACGGTCAGGCGAAGCGTTTCCTGTCCGGGAATCCTCTTCCGGATTCGACGATCGTCATCGATCTCAGCCAGGACTTCCGTCTGGACGATGCGTGGACCTACGGTCTACCCGAACTGCATCGCGAGCGTATCCGCACGGCGAAGCGCATAGCCAATCCCGGATGTTTCGCCACGACCATCGAGCTGGCCCTGCTGCCGCTCGCGGGCGAAGGGCTGCTGCGTGATGACGTCACCGTGACGGCGATCACAGGATCGACGGGCGCGGGCCAGGCTCCGTCGGATACCACGCATTTCTCGTGGCGTGCGAACAACCTGAGCGTCTACAAGGCCTTCGATCACCAGCATCTTCCGGAGATCCATCGTACGCTTGCCGCCGCCGGGAACGACACCGACGTGATCTTCGTCCCGATGCGGGGTCCGTTCCAGCGCGGTATCATGGCATCGTGCCTGATACGGTGCGAGCGTTCCGCCGCCGCCATCATGAAGCTCTACCGCGACCGCTACGAAGGCCATCCCTTCGTCGTCGTGGCCGACGACCTGCCCGATCTGAAGCGCATCACCGGAACGAATCGCTGCTGCGTCGGACTGCAGCATCAGGGCGATCATCTGCTCGTCGTGAGCGTACTCGACAACCTGTTGAAGGGTGCGTCGGGGCAAGCCGTGCAGAACATGAATCTCACACTCGGCTACGACGAGACGGCAGGACTCGATCTCCGGGCCATCGCCTACTGA
- a CDS encoding aspartate aminotransferase family protein, with protein sequence MNPLPVYSLMPIELVRGSMSTVWDADGNSYLDLYGGHAVISIGHAHPAYVQAIAAQAERLGFYSNSVRIRIQEEFAERLGIVSGYDTYRLFLCNSGAEANENALKLASFVTGRSRIVAFDKAFHGRTSLAVATTDNPKIVAPVNRTDNVTFVPLNDIEAVRAELDRGDVAAVIVEGIQGVGGIRMADDDFLVALDTECRKHGAMLILDEIQSGCGRTGRYFAHQHAGIRPPLVTVAKGIGNGFPIGGVLVSPDIDVWDGMLGTTFGGNHLACAAAMSVIDVMESDDLMQRAAENGAVLANMLRDVPGVTDVRGRGLMIGMDIDHGAAAVRTSLVQDHRILTGNASNPKTIRLLPALNVSREELDRFVQALSSTLTLETT encoded by the coding sequence ATGAATCCATTGCCGGTCTATTCGCTGATGCCGATCGAACTCGTGCGCGGAAGTATGTCTACCGTGTGGGATGCCGACGGCAATTCCTATCTGGACCTCTACGGCGGTCATGCCGTCATCTCCATCGGTCATGCCCATCCGGCCTACGTACAGGCCATCGCGGCGCAGGCCGAACGTCTCGGCTTCTATTCCAACAGCGTCAGGATCCGCATCCAGGAAGAGTTCGCAGAACGTCTCGGCATCGTCTCGGGATACGACACGTATAGGCTGTTCCTCTGCAACAGTGGTGCGGAAGCCAACGAGAACGCCTTGAAGCTCGCGTCCTTCGTGACGGGGCGCAGCAGGATCGTGGCCTTCGACAAGGCCTTCCATGGCCGTACGTCGCTCGCCGTTGCCACCACGGACAATCCGAAGATCGTCGCTCCGGTCAACAGGACCGATAACGTCACCTTCGTGCCGCTCAACGACATCGAGGCCGTGCGCGCCGAGCTCGATCGTGGGGACGTCGCCGCCGTCATCGTCGAAGGAATCCAGGGCGTGGGTGGTATCCGCATGGCGGACGACGACTTCCTCGTCGCCCTCGATACGGAATGCCGCAAGCACGGTGCGATGCTCATCCTCGACGAGATACAGTCCGGATGCGGTCGTACCGGACGATACTTCGCGCATCAGCATGCAGGTATCCGGCCACCGCTCGTCACCGTCGCGAAGGGAATCGGCAACGGTTTTCCCATCGGTGGAGTACTCGTATCGCCGGACATCGACGTCTGGGACGGTATGCTCGGTACGACGTTCGGTGGCAATCACCTGGCCTGTGCCGCAGCCATGAGCGTGATCGACGTCATGGAGTCCGATGATCTCATGCAGCGGGCCGCGGAGAACGGTGCGGTACTGGCGAATATGTTGCGCGACGTACCGGGAGTGACCGACGTACGTGGCCGTGGCCTCATGATCGGTATGGATATCGATCATGGCGCGGCAGCCGTCCGGACGTCGCTCGTGCAGGATCATCGTATCCTCACCGGCAACGCTTCCAACCCGAAGACGATACGGTTGTTGCCCGCGCTCAACGTTTCCCGCGAAGAACTCGACCGGTTCGTGCAGGCTCTCTCTTCCACGCTGACACTGGAGACGACATGA
- a CDS encoding acetylornithine carbamoyltransferase — protein MKRFTSVHDVLAGPGLDTVLRDALELKRSSWMHETLGRRRTLGLLFMNPSLRTRMSTQKAGTLLGMDVMVLNAGSDSWTLETRDGVVMDGTATEHIKEAAGVMGQYCDVLGIRTFAGLKDRNEDYNEEVMESFIRYAGVPVVSLESATRHPLQSFADLITIETLKRTARPKVVLTWAPHPKALPQAVANSFVEWMSAADVDLVVTHPEGYDLAPDFMRGVTMMHDQDAAFEGADFIYAKNWSNYGQYGAITSMDPSWTVTVDKMKRTNDARFLHCLPVRRNMIVTDEVLDGPWSAVLEQAGNRVVSAQTILMHMVKELQA, from the coding sequence ATGAAACGCTTTACCTCCGTCCATGATGTACTGGCCGGTCCCGGACTCGACACCGTACTCCGCGATGCCCTCGAACTCAAGCGTTCGTCATGGATGCACGAGACGCTGGGTCGCCGCCGTACGCTCGGCCTGCTCTTCATGAATCCGTCCTTGCGGACACGCATGAGCACACAGAAGGCAGGAACCCTGCTCGGTATGGATGTGATGGTGCTGAATGCCGGCAGTGATTCATGGACGCTCGAAACACGCGATGGCGTCGTGATGGACGGCACCGCGACCGAACATATCAAGGAAGCCGCAGGCGTTATGGGGCAGTATTGCGATGTTCTCGGCATCCGCACCTTCGCCGGCCTCAAGGACCGTAACGAGGATTACAATGAAGAGGTCATGGAGAGTTTCATAAGATATGCCGGTGTTCCCGTCGTCAGTCTGGAAAGTGCCACGAGGCATCCCCTGCAGAGCTTCGCCGATCTCATCACCATCGAAACGCTGAAGCGGACGGCGCGGCCGAAGGTCGTCCTGACGTGGGCGCCACATCCCAAGGCACTTCCGCAGGCAGTGGCCAACTCCTTCGTCGAATGGATGTCGGCCGCTGACGTCGATCTCGTCGTCACCCATCCTGAAGGATACGATCTGGCCCCGGACTTCATGCGGGGCGTCACGATGATGCACGATCAGGATGCCGCCTTCGAGGGGGCCGACTTCATCTATGCCAAGAACTGGTCGAACTACGGACAGTATGGTGCCATCACGTCGATGGATCCGTCATGGACGGTGACGGTCGACAAGATGAAACGCACGAACGACGCACGGTTCCTGCATTGTCTGCCCGTGCGACGCAACATGATCGTGACGGATGAGGTGCTGGACGGACCATGGTCGGCCGTGCTGGAGCAGGCCGGCAACCGCGTCGTCAGCGCCCAGACGATTCTCATGCACATGGTGAAGGAGCTGCAGGCATGA
- a CDS encoding acetylglutamate kinase, with amino-acid sequence MTVTVVKVGGAIVEDAASLTNFLDTLARLPRPFVLVHGGGSLVTRTAESLGIPQTMIEGRRVTDARTLDILVMILGGLTNKSIVAGLAARGVAALGMTGPDAGIIRSAKHRDPSRDYGFVGDITDVDGRRMMELMTGGATPLSLVLAPVTHDGAGQLLNTNADKVASAVASALGTVADVDLVYCFDRDGVLMDVADDTSVIPTLTRAEMDDLYGKGVIVKGMVPKLNAAFAALDAGVRNVRIQSAATLGTRSGTAIVRTDA; translated from the coding sequence ATGACGGTAACGGTCGTCAAGGTCGGTGGTGCCATCGTCGAGGACGCGGCATCGCTCACGAACTTCCTGGATACGCTCGCACGGCTTCCGCGCCCGTTCGTCCTCGTTCACGGCGGTGGAAGCCTTGTGACGAGAACGGCCGAATCGCTCGGAATTCCCCAGACGATGATCGAGGGTCGTCGGGTCACCGATGCGCGCACACTCGACATCCTCGTCATGATCCTCGGAGGGCTCACGAACAAATCCATCGTCGCCGGACTTGCGGCCCGGGGTGTCGCTGCTCTCGGTATGACGGGGCCGGACGCGGGAATCATCAGGTCCGCGAAGCACCGTGATCCATCGCGCGACTACGGCTTCGTCGGAGACATCACCGACGTCGATGGGCGACGCATGATGGAACTCATGACGGGCGGTGCGACGCCGCTTTCGCTCGTGCTGGCGCCTGTCACGCACGACGGTGCCGGACAATTGCTCAACACGAATGCCGACAAGGTCGCATCCGCCGTAGCATCCGCATTGGGGACTGTTGCCGACGTCGATCTCGTCTACTGTTTCGACAGGGATGGCGTGCTGATGGATGTCGCCGACGATACGTCGGTCATTCCGACGCTCACACGTGCGGAGATGGACGATCTGTATGGCAAGGGTGTCATCGTCAAGGGTATGGTTCCGAAACTCAATGCAGCCTTCGCCGCTCTCGATGCGGGGGTGCGCAACGTCCGTATCCAGTCCGCGGCCACGCTCGGTACGCGGTCGGGCACGGCCATCGTCAGGACGGATGCATGA
- a CDS encoding acetylornithine deacetylase codes for MMQQRYDEALALLKRLVSTQSYSRQEGDTAVIVADWLQERGAEPERYGNNVVAWHRSSIPGAPVLLLNSHHDTVRPGNGWLTDPFDPVVHDGRLTGLGSNDAGGSLVVLLAAFIALLDHTDLPYTICMAATSEEEISGSDGMAMLVRQWMTDGVDIAVAIVGEPTGMNMAIAEKGLVVLDCTARGRTGHAARDEGENAIYVAMRDIEWFRTFTFDRVSPMLGPVKMTVTQIEAGSQHNVVPDECRFVVDVRTTDAYVNGEIVDIIRDHVRCDVVPRSLRLQPSSIVETHPLVLAGKRIGMTTYGSPTLSDQSLLPPGVPSLKIGPGDSARSHTPNEYLHLDELRHGVDVMIRWIELFMETT; via the coding sequence ATGATGCAACAGCGGTATGACGAAGCGCTCGCACTGTTGAAGCGTCTGGTATCGACGCAGTCGTACAGCAGGCAGGAGGGGGATACGGCCGTCATCGTAGCGGACTGGCTGCAGGAGCGTGGCGCGGAGCCCGAGCGATACGGCAACAACGTCGTCGCCTGGCATCGATCCTCGATCCCCGGTGCACCCGTTCTCCTGTTGAATTCGCATCACGACACCGTGCGGCCCGGTAACGGATGGCTGACGGATCCGTTCGACCCAGTCGTCCATGACGGCAGGCTCACCGGTCTCGGAAGCAACGATGCCGGCGGTTCTCTCGTCGTCCTGCTCGCGGCTTTCATCGCATTGCTCGATCACACGGATCTGCCGTATACGATCTGCATGGCGGCGACATCCGAGGAAGAGATATCGGGCAGCGACGGTATGGCCATGCTGGTACGACAGTGGATGACGGACGGCGTGGACATCGCCGTAGCCATCGTCGGAGAACCGACGGGGATGAACATGGCCATCGCGGAGAAAGGACTCGTGGTACTCGACTGTACTGCACGGGGGCGTACGGGACATGCTGCGAGAGACGAAGGGGAGAATGCTATCTATGTCGCCATGCGCGATATCGAGTGGTTCCGGACCTTCACGTTCGATCGTGTCTCACCCATGCTCGGTCCGGTCAAGATGACGGTCACGCAGATCGAGGCCGGGAGCCAGCATAACGTCGTGCCCGACGAATGCCGCTTCGTCGTGGATGTCCGTACGACGGATGCCTACGTCAACGGCGAGATCGTCGATATCATCCGTGATCATGTACGATGCGACGTCGTACCGCGAAGCCTGCGGCTGCAGCCTTCGTCGATCGTGGAAACCCATCCACTCGTCCTTGCAGGCAAGCGCATCGGCATGACGACCTACGGTAGCCCGACGCTCAGCGATCAATCCCTGCTTCCTCCCGGCGTTCCGTCGCTGAAGATCGGTCCGGGAGATTCCGCACGTTCGCATACGCCGAACGAATACCTCCATCTCGACGAACTGCGTCATGGCGTCGACGTCATGATCCGCTGGATCGAACTATTCATGGAAACGACATGA
- a CDS encoding argininosuccinate lyase: MKLWDKGAPIDALMQEFTVGADRDMDVRLARWDVVGNIAHASMLVSVGLLTKDEGDTLVAELGDMLESIDTHGFVIDAGMEDVHSQVEYLLTQKLGEVGKKIHTGRSRNDQVLLDIKLWLRHELRGIRQQVLDLASTLLTKAERHIDVLLPGYTHYQVAMPSSFGLWFGGHAEALLEDVRVLDMAIDAANANPLGSAAGYGSSFPLDRELVTRALNFQRMHVTSTFAQQSRGRTERLAAVAIAQVASTLARYATDVVHYMSQNFGFVTLPVEFTTGSSIMPHKKNPDIFEVLRARCNRLQALPVEIGYVTTNLPSGYHRDLQFVKDRIVPGIDEVSLCLRIADHVSPHVQPVDDIMSADLYRYAFTVDRVNDLVVSGMSFRDAYRTIGAEVENGTFTAPSEPVASTHIGSIGNPGLGILRERLQQHRSTRV, encoded by the coding sequence ATGAAACTATGGGACAAGGGAGCGCCCATCGATGCGCTCATGCAGGAGTTCACTGTAGGTGCCGATCGCGACATGGACGTACGCCTCGCGCGCTGGGACGTCGTCGGCAACATCGCCCATGCCTCGATGCTGGTTTCGGTCGGCCTGCTGACGAAGGACGAAGGCGACACGCTGGTGGCCGAGCTCGGCGACATGCTCGAGTCGATCGACACCCACGGCTTCGTGATCGACGCCGGCATGGAGGACGTCCACTCCCAGGTGGAATACCTCCTCACGCAGAAGCTCGGTGAGGTCGGCAAGAAGATCCATACCGGCCGCTCGCGCAACGACCAGGTCCTGCTCGACATCAAGCTCTGGCTGCGTCACGAACTGCGGGGCATACGCCAGCAGGTGCTCGATCTCGCATCGACATTGCTGACGAAGGCCGAGCGGCACATCGATGTTCTCCTGCCAGGCTATACACATTATCAGGTGGCGATGCCCTCGTCGTTCGGACTCTGGTTCGGTGGCCATGCGGAAGCATTGCTGGAGGATGTGAGAGTGCTCGACATGGCCATCGACGCAGCCAACGCCAATCCGCTCGGATCGGCGGCTGGTTATGGATCGTCCTTCCCGCTGGACAGGGAGCTCGTCACCCGCGCGCTCAACTTCCAGCGCATGCATGTCACGAGTACGTTCGCACAGCAATCGCGCGGACGCACGGAACGTCTTGCCGCCGTCGCCATCGCCCAGGTGGCGAGCACGCTTGCTCGATACGCGACGGACGTCGTGCACTACATGTCGCAGAATTTCGGCTTTGTGACCCTGCCCGTGGAGTTCACGACGGGGTCGAGCATCATGCCGCACAAGAAGAATCCCGACATCTTCGAAGTACTGCGTGCCCGTTGCAACCGGCTTCAGGCCTTGCCGGTGGAGATAGGCTACGTCACGACCAATCTTCCGAGCGGATACCATCGTGACCTGCAGTTCGTGAAGGACCGAATCGTTCCGGGAATCGACGAAGTCTCGTTGTGCCTGCGTATCGCCGATCACGTCTCACCTCACGTGCAGCCCGTCGACGACATCATGAGCGCCGACCTCTATCGCTATGCCTTCACCGTCGACCGCGTCAACGATCTCGTCGTCTCCGGTATGTCGTTCCGTGACGCCTACCGTACCATCGGAGCGGAAGTCGAGAACGGAACCTTCACCGCACCTTCCGAGCCTGTTGCGTCGACGCATATCGGAAGTATCGGCAATCCGGGGCTGGGCATCCTGCGCGAGCGGCTGCAGCAGCATAGATCCACGAGAGTCTGA